A segment of the Sulfitobacter sp. D7 genome:
AACAGCGGTGTTAGCAAGGTGATACTATAACATTTGAAGGTCTGCCATGTATCGTTTCACGCTCCCCGCTGCCATTCTTGCCTCTGCCGCATCGCCGCTTTGGGCGGATGTGCCCGCAGTCGCCACGGATATCGCCCCGGTTCACGCGCTGGTGTCTCAGGTGATGGAAGGGGTTGGCACGCCCGACCTCATCGTGCCGCCGCGCAGTTCGCCACATGGCTATGCGATGCGCCCTTCCGAGGCGCGGGCGCTGAGCGGGGCGGACTTGGTCGTCTGGGTCGGCCCGTTGCTGACCCCTTGGCTGGCCGATCCGCTGGAATCTCTGGCCAGCAGCGCGAGCCATCTGGCCTTGCTGGAGCAGCCGGGCACCCGCGTCTTGGCGTTCCGTGAGGGGGCGACATTCGAAGCCCATGATCACGGCGATGAGGGAGATGAAGACCACGGGGCGGAGGAGCATGCCGAAAAGGGGGATGATCACGAAGCGCATGGTCACGACGCGCATGGTGACGAGGCGCATGAGGAGCATGATCACGAAGGGCATGACCATGAGCAGCATGACCACGACGCGCATGGTGACGAGGCGCATGAGGAGCATGATCACGAAGGGCATGACCATGAGCAGCATGACCACGACGCGCACGGTCACGCAGGGCAGGACGACGCAGGACATGACGCGCCAGCGCCTGACGAAGACCATGACGATCACGGGCATGATGAGGCTCATGCGCATAGCGGCGTCGACCCGCATGTCTGGCTTGATCCGCAGAACGGTCAGCTTTGGCTGGGCCAGATCGCCGAGGCGTTGGCCGAGCTAGACCCCGACAACGCCGCACAGTACCGTGAGAACGCCGCCGCAGCGCAGGCCGAGCTTGCCGCCTTGGAAGAGGACATCGCCAAGACCCTCGCCCCGGTTAAAAGCCGCCCCTTCATCGTTTTCCATGATGCCTACCACTATTTCGAAGCGCGTTTTGACATCGAAGCACGCGGCGCCATCAGCGAGAATGACGCCCGCGCGCCCGGCGCGGCGCGGGTTTCTGAACTGCGCGACTTGGTGGCCGAAAGCGGCGCGAAATGCGTCTTTGCCGAGCCGCAGTTCAACCCCGGCCTGATCGCCGCGGTGACCGAAGGGCAGGGCACCGGGACCGGCACGCTCGACCCGCTGGGGGCTGATCTGGAACCGGGCGCAGCGCTCTATGCCGATCTGCTGCGCGGCATGGCAGAGAGCATGGCCGCTTGCCTGTCGGATTGAGCCTAGCGCCGAAACGAAAAAGTGGTGCAGCCGGGGAAGCTGCACCACATCTTACATGCTGAAATAACTTTTATAGAATTCTGATCAGACGGCGATTTTACCGCCGCCTTCTTTGGTGATGACAACCACCGCCGGGCGCGGAGGCGTCTTGGGGTCGAAGTCGGGCCAGCGGGTGGC
Coding sequences within it:
- a CDS encoding metal ABC transporter solute-binding protein, Zn/Mn family: MYRFTLPAAILASAASPLWADVPAVATDIAPVHALVSQVMEGVGTPDLIVPPRSSPHGYAMRPSEARALSGADLVVWVGPLLTPWLADPLESLASSASHLALLEQPGTRVLAFREGATFEAHDHGDEGDEDHGAEEHAEKGDDHEAHGHDAHGDEAHEEHDHEGHDHEQHDHDAHGDEAHEEHDHEGHDHEQHDHDAHGHAGQDDAGHDAPAPDEDHDDHGHDEAHAHSGVDPHVWLDPQNGQLWLGQIAEALAELDPDNAAQYRENAAAAQAELAALEEDIAKTLAPVKSRPFIVFHDAYHYFEARFDIEARGAISENDARAPGAARVSELRDLVAESGAKCVFAEPQFNPGLIAAVTEGQGTGTGTLDPLGADLEPGAALYADLLRGMAESMAACLSD